The following are encoded in a window of Cydia splendana chromosome 6, ilCydSple1.2, whole genome shotgun sequence genomic DNA:
- the LOC134791448 gene encoding uncharacterized protein LOC134791448 isoform X1, with protein MAFSRFALLTLATLAAIGCCVCAPQGSAQGGVQGGAQVPPGVPHSTAPPGHGGVRRFSQYSRGRGYRDWRTRGDPTLINSLWRSRQPLGIRKQLGNAEVYIVLALLIGFVTVVVGCWLSDNCWSPEPEDILAGG; from the exons ATGGCATTCAGCCGCTTCGCGCTACTGACGTTGGCTACTCTTGCAGCTATCG GGTGTTGTGTGTGCGCGCCGCAGGGCAGCGCGCAAGGCGGTGTGCAAGGCGGCGCGCAGGTACCGCCGGGCGTGCCGCACTCCACCGCGCCGCCCGGCCACGGCGGCGTCCGCAG ATTCAGTCAGTATTCCAGAGGGCGGGGATATCGCGACTGGCGCACTCGTGGAGACCCCACGCTCATCAACTCACTCTGGCGCAGTCGGCAACCACTCGGTATCCGGAAACAACTAG GGAACGCGGAAGTGTACATAGTCCTGGCCCTGCTGATTGGGTTTGTGACGGTAGTGGTGGGGTGCTGGCTGTCGGACAACTGCTGGTCGCCGGAGCCGGAGGACATCCTGGCGGGCGGCTGA
- the LOC134791448 gene encoding uncharacterized protein LOC134791448 isoform X2 — translation MAFSRFALLTLATLAAIGCCVCAPQGSAQGGVQGGAQVPPGVPHSTAPPGHGGVRRGRGYRDWRTRGDPTLINSLWRSRQPLGIRKQLGNAEVYIVLALLIGFVTVVVGCWLSDNCWSPEPEDILAGG, via the exons ATGGCATTCAGCCGCTTCGCGCTACTGACGTTGGCTACTCTTGCAGCTATCG GGTGTTGTGTGTGCGCGCCGCAGGGCAGCGCGCAAGGCGGTGTGCAAGGCGGCGCGCAGGTACCGCCGGGCGTGCCGCACTCCACCGCGCCGCCCGGCCACGGCGGCGTCCGCAG AGGGCGGGGATATCGCGACTGGCGCACTCGTGGAGACCCCACGCTCATCAACTCACTCTGGCGCAGTCGGCAACCACTCGGTATCCGGAAACAACTAG GGAACGCGGAAGTGTACATAGTCCTGGCCCTGCTGATTGGGTTTGTGACGGTAGTGGTGGGGTGCTGGCTGTCGGACAACTGCTGGTCGCCGGAGCCGGAGGACATCCTGGCGGGCGGCTGA